A single window of Zea mays cultivar B73 chromosome 10, Zm-B73-REFERENCE-NAM-5.0, whole genome shotgun sequence DNA harbors:
- the LOC103641518 gene encoding germin-like protein 8-4, with the protein MASLVALLAVALVAQLASWQQAAVAYDPSPLQDFCVADKNSPVRVNGFPCKDPMAVTPDDFFNPAMIIGKRRDTNNKVGSNVTNVNVESFPGLNTLGISLARIDYAPLGVNPPHIHPRATELLTVLEGTLYLGFVTSNPNRLFSKVVKKGDVFVFPKAMIHFQMNLDHEKPAAALSSLSSQNPGVITIASAVFGSKPPISDDVLAKAFQVEKKLIDWLQSQFWDTNY; encoded by the exons ATGGCCTCCTTGGTCGCCCTCCTTGCGGTGGCCCTTGTTGCGCAGCTGGCCTCGTGGCAGCAGGCCGCCGTCGCCTACGATCCTAGCCCTCTCCAAGACTTCTGCGTTGCTGACAAGAACTCGCCTG TGCGTGTGAATGGGTTTCCTTGCAAGGACCCAATGGCCGTCACCCCGGACGACTTCTTCAACCCGGCCATGATCATCGGCAAGCGCAGGGACACCAACAACAAGGTCGGGTCCAACGTCACCAACGTCAACGTGGAGAGCTTCCCGGGCCTCAACACGCTGGGCATCTCGCTGGCGCGCATCGACTACGCGCCCCTGGGCGTGAACCCGCCCCACATCCACCCGCGCGCCACCGAGCTCCTCACCGTGCTGGAGGGGACCCTCTACCTAGGCTTTGTCACGTCCAACCCCAACCGCCTCTTCTCCAAGGTGGTCAAGAAGGGCGACGTCTTCGTCTTCCCCAAGGCCATGATCCACTTCCAGATGAACCTGGACCACGAGAAGCCCGCCGCCGCTCTGTCGTCGCTCAGCAGCCAGAACCCTGGCGTCATCACCATCGCCAGCGCGGTGTTTGGGTCCAAGCCACCCATCTCGGATGACGTCTTGGCCAAGGCGTTCCAGGTCGAAAAGAAACTCATCGACTGGCTCCAGTCTCAGTTCTGGGATACCAACTATTAG